DNA from Xanthomonas hyacinthi:
ATTTCCTGGCCGACCTGCACAGCTTGATCAAGGCGCAGGACCCGGCGCGCACCCAGCGCTCGACCCTGGAGATCGCCGCGTCGTGGCTGGCGGCCGGGCTGGATCCGTCGAAGGTGTGGTTCTACCGGCAGTCGGACGTGCCGGAAACCAACGAGCTGACCTGGTTCCTGACCTGCGTCGCCGGCAAGGGCATCCTCAACCGCGCCCACGCCTACAAGGCGGCGGTGGACAAGAACCGCGCCGACGGCGAGGACGACGATGCCGGGGTCGGCGCCGGACTGTTCATGTACCCGGTGCTGATGGCCGCCGACATCCTGCTGTTCAACGCGCAGCAGGTGCCGGTGGGCCGCGACCAGATCCAGCACATCGAGATGGCGCGCGATTTCGGCCAGCGCTTCAACCACGTCTACGGCCGCGACTATTTCACCCTGCCCGAAGCGCTGATCGACGAGAACGTGGCGACGTTGCCCGGGCTGGACGGGCGCAAGATGAGCAAGAGCTACGACAACACGATTCCGTTGTTCGCTCCGCGCGAGGAGCTGAAGAAGCGCGTGTTCGCGATCGTCACCGATTCGCGCGCGCCGGGCGAGCCGAAGGACACCGAGGGGTCGGCGCTGTTCCAGCTGTACCAGGCCTTCGCCACTGTCGAGGAAACGGCCGCGTTCGCGCAGGCCTTCGCCGGCGGTATCGGCTGGGGCGAGGCCAAGCAGCAGTTGTTCGCGCGCATCGATGCGGAGATCGCGCCGATGCGTGCGCGCTACGAGGCGCTGATGGCGCGGCCGGGCGACATCGAGGCGATCCTGCGCGATAACGCGCAGCGCCTGCGCGCGCGCCATGCCACGCCGTTCCTGGCCGAGTTGCGCTATGCGGTGGGTCTGCGCGACCTGTCGCTGCGTGAGGCCGGGCAGGCCGATGCGGCACAGGCCAGGCCGGCGCTGCCGAGCTTCAAGCAGTACCGCGAAGGCGACGGCCGTTTCTACTTCAAGCTGCTCGATGGCGAAGGCGCGCTGCTGCTGCAGAGCGGCGGCTTCGAGTCGCCGCGCGAGGCCGGGCGCGTGATCGGCACGCTCAAGCAGGTCGCGCAGGCCGATGCGCTACACGGCGCGGAGCTAACCCTGGCGGTGCCGGCCGAGGCCGTGCTGGCCGCGCTGCAGCGGCTGCGCGACGCGGGCTGAGGGTAGACAGCGGGCCGGGCCATGAATGGTTGTGGGAGGGACTTCAGTCCCGACGAGGCTTTGGCGATAAGGCGTCGGGACTGAAGTCCCTCCCACAACGGCCGAAGATCGCAGTCGACCGTCATGGCGGGTCATTCGCGCCGCAGTCCGCCAGGACCGCATGTCCCGATGGCAACCGCGGGTGCCGTGGATGGCTTGAAGACCGAGGCGTAGCCAGCAGGGCTGGCAACAACCTCCATACGGCCTAGAATGGAGCTTCGCCCAGCCACCGCCCTGCGCCATGCCACGCGACCCCAGCATCCATCTCATCGACACCGGCTTCCAGCGCGCGCAGTTCGATGCGGCCTACCTGATCGTGGAGAACGGGCGCGGCGCGTTCGTCGATTGCGGCACCAGCCACTCGCTGCCGGCAATGCTCGCCGCGCTCGATGGCGCCGGCCTGGCGCCGGGCGACGTGGACTGGCTGATCCTGACCCACGTGCATCTGGACCACGCCGGTGGCGCCGGCGCGCTGCTGCAGCAGTTGCCGAACGCGCGCCTGCTGGTACATCCGCGCGGCGCGCCGCACATGATCGCTCCGGCGCGGCTGATCGCCGGCGCCACCGCGGTGTATGGCGAGGCCGAGATCGCGCGCAGCTACGGCACGATCCTGCCGGTGCCGGCCGAACGCGTCGTCGTCGCCGAGGACGGCCATCGGCTGTGGCTGGGCGAGCGCGAACTGCTGTGCATCGATACGCCCGGCCACGCGCGCCATCATCTGTGCGTGTGGGACGCGCGCAGCCGTAGCTGGTTCAGCGGCGACACCTTTGGGCTGGCGTATCGCGAACTGGCCAGCGCACAGGGCGCGTTCGTGATCCCGACGTCCTCGCCGGTGCAGTTCGATCCGGAGGCGATGCGCGCCTCGATCCAGCGCATGCTCGGCTATGCGCCGGAAACGCTGTATCTGACCCACTACGGCCCGGTCGGCGCGGCGGATACGCTGGCGGCGGATCTGTTCGAACAACTCGATGCGATGGTGGCGATCGCGCGCGGTTGCGACGGTCGCTCCGATCGCCATCGCTGCCTGGTCGCGGCGTTGAGCGCGCTGTACCTGGAGCGCGCGCGGCTGCATGGCTGCCCGCTCGACGATGCCGGCGTGGAGCGGGTGCTGCAGATGGATATCGAGCTCAATGCGCAGGGCCTGGCCTGCTGGCTGGATCGTTGAGGGGCCGGGAATGGGGAATCGGGAATCGGGAAAAGCAGCTGTCTGCGCTTCTCGCGTCTCGATCCACCTCATTGCTGTTTCGTGACGGTGTCACGCTCTACACTGTGCGGCCAGGTTTTTTCAGGTCGTTGCCGTGAATCCGATGCGCATGTTGCTGTTGTCCGCCTGCCTGTTCATGGGGGGCGCCGCGCAGGCCGCCAACGAGGTGCTGCCCGGCGGCGGCATCGATGCCGAGGCGCTGGAGCGGCATGTGCGCACGCTGGCCTCCGATGCGTTCGAGGGCCGTGCGCCGGCCACGCCCGGCGAGGACAAGACCATCGCCTATCTCAGCGAGCAGTTCCGTCTGGCCGGCGTGCAGCCGGGCGGCGACAACGGCGGCTGGACCCAGGCGGTGCCGCTGGTGCGCGCGCAGGTGGACGGGCCGGTGACGGCGACGCTGCGCGTGGCCGGCGCGTCGCAGGCGCTGGTCAACGGCGAGGACGTGGTGCTGCAGAGCCTGCGCCCCGGCACCAAGGTGGCGCTGAAGGACGCGCCGCTGGTATTCGTCGGCTACGGCATCCATGCGCCCGAGCGCGGCTGGGACGACTACAAGGGCGTGGACCTGAAGGGCAAGATCGCGGTGATGCTGATCAACGACGCCGACTTCGAGACGCCGCAGCCCGGCGCCTTCGACGGCCGTGCGGTCACCTACTACGGGCGTTGGACCTACAAGTACGAGGAAGCCGCGCGGCAGGGCGCGGCCGGCGTGCTGATCGTGCACGAGACCGCGCCGGCGGCGTACGACTGGGCCACGGTGAAGAGTTCCGGGCTGTCGCCGCTGTTCGACATCGAGCGCAGCGACGCGCAGGCGCGCGCGCAGCACGTGCCGGTGCGCGGCTGGATGCAGCGCGCGCTGGCGGTGTCGCTGTTCCAGCGCGCCGGGCTGGATTTCGAGGCGGAGAAGAAGCGCGCGCAGCGTGCCGACTTCCGCCCGCAGGCGCTGGGCGATGCGACGTTGTCGGTGCGCTTCGCGCTCAAGCGCGAGCGCGTGGTCACCCACAACGTGGTCGCCAAGCTGGAAGGCGCCACGCATCCCGAGGAGACCGTCATCTACTCGGCGCATTGGGACGCGTTCGGCATCGGCGCGGCCGACGCCAGCGGCGACCGCATCCGCCGCGGCGCGATCGACAACGCCACCGGCGTGGCCAGCGTGCTGGAGCTGGCGCGGGTGTTCGCGGCCGGGCCGCGGCCGCAGCGCACGCTATACTTCATCGCGCTCACCGCCGAGGAGAAGGGCCTGCTCGGCGCGACCTATTACGCCGCGCATCCGCTGGCGCCGCTGGCGACCACCGTGGCGGTGATCAACAGCGAGATGTTCAGCCCCGACGGCGCCACCCGCGACATCGCCTCGTGGGGCCGCGGGCGGGTGTCGCTGGAACGCGACCTGGCCGCGGCGGCGCAGGCGCGCGGCCGCGCCTATTCGCCGGATCCGAACCTGGAGGCGGGGTTCTTCTATCGTGCCGACCACTTCGCCTTCGCCCGCGCCGGGGTGCCGGCGATCACCGTCGGGCCGGGCTTGGACAAGCGCGACGGCGGCGTGGCTGCGGGCAAGGCGATCCGCGACCGCTATTTCGCCGACTGCTACCACCAGCCCTGCGATCGCTGGAGCGCCTCCTGGGATCCGGCCGGGCATGCGGCCGACACGCTGCTGCTGTACGCCCTGGGCCAGCGCCTGGCCGACAGCCGCGAGTGGCCGCGCTGGGACGAGGGTTCGGAGTTCAAGCCGGCGCGCGATGCGAGCGAGGCGGCGCGGCGCTGAGGGCAGGGCGGTCGCTGTCGCACCGTCTTGAGTTGCTTCTGGAAGGGAGGGCCGAGGCGGCCCCGCTGGAGGGGCTGTTGGGGCTTCGGGCGACCTCGCGCCATGGTCGCCGCCGGTTCCGAAGCCACGCAGCAGGCAGTATCGCCAGCGCTTCAGCGCGGCTGCGGGTCTTGCTGCTCCCCTCTGCGCGATGGCGGCTGCCTGCCGGAGACGGCCAACCGTTCCCCGCGGCTGCAGCCGGTATCTGCAGTGAAGAGGCAGCACGCGCGCTACGCGGGTCCTCCGTTGAAGCGGCCCGGGGCAACCGCCCCGGACGTTCAGCTGAAGCATGCGGCGCGATCGGCGCGCGCTGTCATCGCGCGCAGGCGCATGGGCGGTATGCTGTGCGCATGCCCGATTTCCTCCGTCGCCTGCTCGCGCCGCCCGCCGCGGCCGTCGAACGCGACCTCGTCCGCCTGCGGCTGGACGAGCGCGAGATCGAGGTGTTGCGCGTGCGCGACCCGCGCGC
Protein-coding regions in this window:
- a CDS encoding tryptophan--tRNA ligase; this encodes MTTRVLTGITTSGTPHLGNYVGAIRPALQASLRPGIESFYFLADLHSLIKAQDPARTQRSTLEIAASWLAAGLDPSKVWFYRQSDVPETNELTWFLTCVAGKGILNRAHAYKAAVDKNRADGEDDDAGVGAGLFMYPVLMAADILLFNAQQVPVGRDQIQHIEMARDFGQRFNHVYGRDYFTLPEALIDENVATLPGLDGRKMSKSYDNTIPLFAPREELKKRVFAIVTDSRAPGEPKDTEGSALFQLYQAFATVEETAAFAQAFAGGIGWGEAKQQLFARIDAEIAPMRARYEALMARPGDIEAILRDNAQRLRARHATPFLAELRYAVGLRDLSLREAGQADAAQARPALPSFKQYREGDGRFYFKLLDGEGALLLQSGGFESPREAGRVIGTLKQVAQADALHGAELTLAVPAEAVLAALQRLRDAG
- a CDS encoding MBL fold metallo-hydrolase, producing MPRDPSIHLIDTGFQRAQFDAAYLIVENGRGAFVDCGTSHSLPAMLAALDGAGLAPGDVDWLILTHVHLDHAGGAGALLQQLPNARLLVHPRGAPHMIAPARLIAGATAVYGEAEIARSYGTILPVPAERVVVAEDGHRLWLGERELLCIDTPGHARHHLCVWDARSRSWFSGDTFGLAYRELASAQGAFVIPTSSPVQFDPEAMRASIQRMLGYAPETLYLTHYGPVGAADTLAADLFEQLDAMVAIARGCDGRSDRHRCLVAALSALYLERARLHGCPLDDAGVERVLQMDIELNAQGLACWLDR
- a CDS encoding M28 family metallopeptidase, encoding MRMLLLSACLFMGGAAQAANEVLPGGGIDAEALERHVRTLASDAFEGRAPATPGEDKTIAYLSEQFRLAGVQPGGDNGGWTQAVPLVRAQVDGPVTATLRVAGASQALVNGEDVVLQSLRPGTKVALKDAPLVFVGYGIHAPERGWDDYKGVDLKGKIAVMLINDADFETPQPGAFDGRAVTYYGRWTYKYEEAARQGAAGVLIVHETAPAAYDWATVKSSGLSPLFDIERSDAQARAQHVPVRGWMQRALAVSLFQRAGLDFEAEKKRAQRADFRPQALGDATLSVRFALKRERVVTHNVVAKLEGATHPEETVIYSAHWDAFGIGAADASGDRIRRGAIDNATGVASVLELARVFAAGPRPQRTLYFIALTAEEKGLLGATYYAAHPLAPLATTVAVINSEMFSPDGATRDIASWGRGRVSLERDLAAAAQARGRAYSPDPNLEAGFFYRADHFAFARAGVPAITVGPGLDKRDGGVAAGKAIRDRYFADCYHQPCDRWSASWDPAGHAADTLLLYALGQRLADSREWPRWDEGSEFKPARDASEAARR